The genomic stretch CCCGATGGACGTTCGCTGGCAACCGTCCAGCCAATCGCCTATCTCAATGGTCGACCCATCCCCCTCCTTTGGCGCAAAGGCGAACCCGCGCATGTCCTCTTCCGGCGCATCGATCACATGTGACTCACCGCGGCGGATCGCGCTGCTCGGCGTGCCGATCGAGATCGGCGCCGGCCAGCGCGGCACGCTGATGGGGCCGGCGGCGCTGCGCACCGCCGGGATCGGCCGGGTGCTGGCCGAGCTCGGCTATGCGGTCGAGGATCACGGCGATCTGGCGCCGGCCCCGGTCGAGACCAGCGTGCTGCTGCCGCCCAACGCGAAAAGCTATGACGAGATCCGGCCCTGGATCGGCAAGGTCAGCGAGCAGGCCTATCGGCTGGCGCGCACCGGCGCGCTGCCGGTTTTCATGGGTGGCGATCACAGCCTGTCGATGGGATCGGTCAACGGCGTGGCGCGGCACTGCGCCGAATCCGGCCGCAAGCTGTTCGTGCTGTGGCTCGACGCCCATGCCGACTACAACACCACCGCCACCACGTTGACCGGCAACATGCACGGCATGTCGGCGGCGTTTCTGTGCGGCGAGCCCGGCCTCGAGCGATTGCTCGGCGATCAGCCGCGCGAGGCGCTCGGCCCCGGGCGGCTCGATCTGTTCGGAATCCGCTCGATTGATCCCTTGGAAAAGGATCTGGTGCGCGAGCGCCGGATCGCGATCGCCGACATGCGGGCGATCGACGAATTCGGCGTCGGCGTGCTGATCCGCCGGGTGATCGACCGCGTCAAGGCGCAGGACGGCGTGCTGCACGTCTCGTTCGATGTCGATTTTCTCGATCCGGAGATCGCGCCCGGCGTCGGCACCACGGTCCCGGGCGGCGCCACCTATCGCGAGGCCCATCTGGTGATGGAGCTGCTGCATGATTCCGGGCTGGTGCGCTCGCTCGACATCGTCGAGCTCAATCCGTTTCTCGACGAACGTGGCCGCACCGCGCGGGTCGCGGTCGAACTGATCGGCAGCCTGTTCGGCATGCAGATCTCCGACCGCCCGACGCCGAGCAACGCGGTGCTGCCCGACGCCGACTAACGATGTCGCAAGCCAGCTACGCGTCGACCAGCACGGCGTCCGGTTCGGCTTCTTGCGGCTTGCGTTCCGGACGGCCGCGGCGCGGCGCGCGGATCACGACCGGCGCGCTGGCGGCCTTTGGCTGGAACAGGCCGGTGAGTTCGGCGGCCCAGTCGCGCTGCGGATATTCGCTATAGAGCAATTTGCGGTATTCGCGGATCGCACCGTAGAACGATCCCTTGGCGATCTCGCTATTGGCAGCGGCGACGGTCGCGGCCGCCTGCGGCATCTGCGCCAGCAATTCTGCGACCAGTTCAAAATACCGCGCCACGCTCGCGCCGTCGCAGCCGAGATACAAATTCTGGACGCAGAGATAGACGCGCTTCAGCGGCGTGTCGGCGCGCTCCTCGAGCATCGCATGGGCCTGGCGCAGCACCGGCGCGGCGCCCTCGATGGAGAATTTCGCCGGCTCCGACCAGGCATTCGTCACGACGGTCGTTCCGATGAAGATCCGCTCATAAGGCATCATCTTCACTTTCAGGGCCATCGCATCTCTCCGAACGATCGTTGCGGTACGTCAGTTAGTAGATGGGACGGCGGGGCTGTTCCCGCCGTCCCGATTGTCGTCAGATCGCTTAGCGCAGCAGCTGCAGCACGCTCTGCTGCGAGGTGTTGGCCAAGGACAGCGCGGACACCGCAATCGACTGGCGGGTCGACAGCGCCTGGCTGTTGGCCGCTTCCTCATTGGTGTCGGCCAGCGTCAGGTTCGACGAGCCGGTCTGCAGCACGTTGATCAGATCCTTGGAGAAGGACTGACGGGCCTGCACGACCGACAGGTTGGAGCCCAGAGCCGAAGCCTGCGACCGCAACGTGGTCGAGGCCGTGGTCAGGGTCGCCAAGGTCTTGTTGGTCGCGGCGTTGTCGATGAAGTCGGTGCCGGCGGTCAATTTCGACAGACCAAGACCGTTCGGGTCGAAAGTCACGCCTTCGATGTTCAGCGTGGACTTGCCGGTTTCGTTGAACACCAGCTTCAGTTGGTCACCGTTCAGCAGGTTGACGCCGTTGAACGACGCGTCCTGGGCCGTGGTTTTGATCTGGTCCATGACGTCATTGTACTGCTTGACCAGATTGGCGCGGGTCGACTGGGCGACCGGGTCGGCAACAGGGTCCGTGGGCGCGGAGAAGAACGACGCCGCGGTGCCGCCGATCTTGCCGCCGGACAGCGTGGAGCCGAGCGTCGAGGAGGCGTAGTCATTCGCCGCCGAGATCGTCAGCTTGCCGGTGGTGTCGATCGAGGCCTGCAGGTTGTTGGCCTTCAGCGCCGTATTCAGGTCGCTGAGCGACTTGACGGTGCCATTGGTGCCATCGCCGATCGTGATGTTGACCGCGGTGCCGCCGTTGAACGAGTCGAAGGTCAGCGTCTTGCCGCTGATGCCACCGGCGGTCGCGGTGCGGGCGACGTTGAAGCTGGTCCCGGTTCCCTGGGCGCCGGCCAGACCCAATGCCGACAGCGCGTTGCCGGTGCCGGAGATCTTCAGATCGCCGGCCATGCCCGAGCTGATCTGCAATTGACCACCGGAGAGCACCTTGGACGCCTCGCTGCCCGAGGCAACCGCCAGCGTGGCGGCACCGTTGCTCACCGGGGCAACCTGCGCACCGCTGGCGATGTCGATGGCGGTGAGCACATCGTCCATCGTGCCGCCCTGCAGGTAGACGGTCGAATTGCCGCTGCCGTCGGTAATGACGTTCTTGCCCGTCACTTTGCCCGAACCGTAGTCTGCGGCGGCCGGCAACTTCGCGTCCGCGAAGGTGATGGTCTTGCCGTTCACGCTCAGCGTCGAGCCAGCCTGCACCATTCCGGATCGGCTGACGGTGGCTCCAGCGGTCGTGCTGGCGGTTCGGTCGGCCGAGAAGCTGCCGACGCCGGTCGCTCCCGAATTCAGTCCGAACGCCGACAGCAGGGTGTTGTTGCCGGAGATCTTCAGATCGGAGCCCGTCGAGGTGCTGAGCACCAGCGCGTTGGTCGCGATCGAGGCATTGGCACCCGAGCTGTTTGCCAGCGTCGCGCCACCACCAGTGATCGTCGCGTTTTGCACGCCGCTCGCCAGATCGATAGCGTTCATCACGTCTTGAACGGTACCGCTGTTCAAATAGACGGTGGAATTGCCCTTGCCGTCGGTGACCAGCTGATTGTTGACGCCGGAACCGGCCGGCAAAGTGGTGGCGGCCGGCGCGTCGCCATTTGCGAAGGTGACCGTGTGGCCATTCACCGTCAGGCTGTTGCCGGCCACCGGCTTGTCGGTGCCGAGCGCGCTCAGCAAGGTGGTGGTCGCGAGACCCGTCACCGTTGCGCCGGTCTTTGACCCCGCGACGCCGCCGAGCAAGGTCGTGCCGGAAATCGCGCCGGGAGCGGCTTGACCGTCCTGCAGGCCGAGGCTTTGGGCCGAGCCGTTGGAATAGGTCGCGGTGCCGCGCAGGTCGTCGGCGGTGGCACCGGCGATGGTGGTCGAGACGCTGGACTTGCTGGTGTAGCCGGCGACGGTCTGCAGCGCCTGGTTGGCGATCGACTTGGCGCTATCCACCAGCTTGTTCAACGAGGTGATGCCGGTATTGGCGGACTGCAGGATCTGCACGCCATTGCCGATGCCATCCAGCAGATTGTTGATGTCGCTGGCACGCGAATCGAGCGAAGCGGCGGTGAAGAAATTGGTCGGATTGTCGAGCGCCGAGTTCACCTTCTTGCCGGTCGACAGACGGCTCTGGGTGGTCGAAAGCATGTCCGCGGTGGCCTGCAGCGACGACAGGTTCTGCCGCACGGCGTTGGAGAGAACAATTCCTGACATTTAGGTATATCCTTCTGGACTACGCATATTTTGAGCGCCGAACTTTTCTGTCGGCACGTCACCATGAATTGCAGCCGAGAAAGCCGGGTGAAAAATGCCACGTCATTTCGGGTGCCATTCACACCCTTTCGGGTGAAGCCGTTTTATCCAGCCGGATTGGATCTCGTCATAAAGTGCGCAAGCACACAGCACCGTCGGCATGGATTTTTGATTTGCATCAATGAAGGCCAATGATCGAATCAGAGATCAAATCTGTTGAGCATCCCGCGCGAGCAAATGATGATCCATCATGAGATCAGTGCGATCCTGGGTCACATTTCCATCAGCGGCGTGGTTCTCGATCGATTCGGCAACATCATCGACCTGAGCGACGAATGGAAGTTGAAGCCGGTCGGCTCGACGAACCATGCGCGCGTCAATGTCGGCGATAATTATTTCGAGTGCTGCATCCGGCCGGATCTGCACTCGATCGAATTGCTGCGCGGTTTTAAAAATTTGCTCGATCGCAAGATCGATTTCTTCTCGACGATCTGCGGCCAGCCCGCCGCCGAGGGAACCGATTGGTACTTGGTTGTGGCATTCCCCAAGGCGCCAGGGCTACCGACCACCGTGGTACTCCACATCGACATTTCGGCAATTCTGCAGGGCCGCTCCGAATTGTCGGCCTTGATGGTCGGCATCGGCGACGCCGCCTCGGCGCAGGTCGACGCCGCGATCACCACCACGATTCGCCGCGCCATCGCCGAGACGCTGTCGCGGCCGAAGGAACGCCCTCCGGAACGGCCGATGGAGCGCGATCGCACTGGCAGCGATCGGGACGAGAAGCAACTCGACAAGCTCAGCAGGCCTCAGATCGAGCTGCTGGGATATCTGGCCCGCGGCATGAGCAATCTGGAAATCGCCAAGGCGCGGGGGATCAGCATCAATACCGTCAAGGCCCAGGTCGCGACCGTGATCCAGAAGCTCGACGTCGCCAATCGGACCCAAGCGGCGCTGTTCGCGGCGCGCAACAATATCGATCTCGGCCTGCATTCCTGAGCCGCGTCGCCGCCGGCCGGCGGCGCAGGCCCGGCAACACCCTTCCACCGCGACGCCACATGGGCTAAGGGCCGCGCAGCCCCTTGCAAACGCGTGAGCCCATGATCCGTCTCGACAATATTTCCAAGCAGAACGGCCACCAGCTGGTCTTCATCGAGGCCTCGGCGGCGTTGCTGAAGGGCGAGAAGGTCGGGCTGGTCGGCCCCAATGGCGCCGGCAAGACCACTCTGTTCCGGATGATCACCGGCCAGGAAGCGCCCGACGAGGGCCAGGTCTCGGTCGATCGCGGCGTCACCATCGGCTATTTCAGCCAGGATGTCGGCGAAATGGCCGGCCGCAGCTGCGTCGCCGAGGTGATGGACGGCGCCGGCCCGGTTGCCGAGGTGGCGGCCGAACTGGCCGAGCTGGAACACGCGCTGGCCGACCCCGAGCGGGCCGACGAGATGGAGCAGATCCTGGAGCGCTATGGCGAGGTCCAGCACCGCTTCGAGGAACTCGACGGCTACGCGCTGGAGGGCCGCGCCCGCGAGGTGCTGGCCGGGCTCAGCTTCACCCAGGAGATGATGGACGGCGACGTCGGCAATCTCTCCGGCGGCTGGAAGATGCGCGTGGCGCTGGCCAGAATTCTTCTGATGCGGCCCGCCGCCATGCTGCTCGACGAGCCGTCGAACCATCTCGACCTCGAAAGCCTGATCTGGCTGGAGCAGTTCCTGAAAGGCTATGACGGCGCGCTGCTGATGACCTCGCATGACCGCGAATTCATGAACCGCATCGTCAACAAGATCATCGAAATCGATGGCGGCGCGCTGACTTCCTATTCGGGCAATTACGAATTCTACGAACAGCAGCGCGCGCTCGCCGAAAAGCAGCAGCAGGCCCAGTTCGAGCGGCAGCAGGCGATGCTGGCCAAGGAAATCAACTTCATCGAGCGCTTCAAGGCGCGCGCCTCGCACGCCGCGCAAGTGCAGAGCCGGGTCAAGAAGCTGGAAAAGATCGAAAAGGTCGAGCCGCCGAAGCGCCGCCAGACCGTGGCGTTCGATTTCCTCCCCGCTCCGCGCTCCGGCGAGGACGTCGTCACGTTGAAGAACGTCCAAAAAGGCTATGGCAGCCGCCGGATCTATGACGGGCTGGATTTCCAGGTCCGACGCCGCGAACGCTGGGCGGTGATGGGCATCAACGGCGCCGGCAAGTCGACGCTGCTGAAACTGGTGGCCGGCACCACCGAGCCCGACACCGGCACCGTGGCGCTCGGCGGCAGCGTCAAGATGGGCTATTTCGCCCAGCACGCGATGGATCTGATCGACGGCGAACTCACCGTGTTCGAATCGCTGGAGCAATGGTTTCCGCAGGCCGGCCAGGGCTCGCTGCGGGCGCTGGCCGGCTGCTTCGGCTTTTCGGGCGACGACGTCGAGAAACGCTGCCGGGTGCTGTCGGGCGGCGAGAAGGCCCGGCT from Rhodopseudomonas sp. BAL398 encodes the following:
- a CDS encoding helix-turn-helix transcriptional regulator; this translates as MMIHHEISAILGHISISGVVLDRFGNIIDLSDEWKLKPVGSTNHARVNVGDNYFECCIRPDLHSIELLRGFKNLLDRKIDFFSTICGQPAAEGTDWYLVVAFPKAPGLPTTVVLHIDISAILQGRSELSALMVGIGDAASAQVDAAITTTIRRAIAETLSRPKERPPERPMERDRTGSDRDEKQLDKLSRPQIELLGYLARGMSNLEIAKARGISINTVKAQVATVIQKLDVANRTQAALFAARNNIDLGLHS
- the rocF gene encoding arginase; translated protein: MSSSGASITCDSPRRIALLGVPIEIGAGQRGTLMGPAALRTAGIGRVLAELGYAVEDHGDLAPAPVETSVLLPPNAKSYDEIRPWIGKVSEQAYRLARTGALPVFMGGDHSLSMGSVNGVARHCAESGRKLFVLWLDAHADYNTTATTLTGNMHGMSAAFLCGEPGLERLLGDQPREALGPGRLDLFGIRSIDPLEKDLVRERRIAIADMRAIDEFGVGVLIRRVIDRVKAQDGVLHVSFDVDFLDPEIAPGVGTTVPGGATYREAHLVMELLHDSGLVRSLDIVELNPFLDERGRTARVAVELIGSLFGMQISDRPTPSNAVLPDAD
- a CDS encoding DUF1522 domain-containing protein translates to MSGIVLSNAVRQNLSSLQATADMLSTTQSRLSTGKKVNSALDNPTNFFTAASLDSRASDINNLLDGIGNGVQILQSANTGITSLNKLVDSAKSIANQALQTVAGYTSKSSVSTTIAGATADDLRGTATYSNGSAQSLGLQDGQAAPGAISGTTLLGGVAGSKTGATVTGLATTTLLSALGTDKPVAGNSLTVNGHTVTFANGDAPAATTLPAGSGVNNQLVTDGKGNSTVYLNSGTVQDVMNAIDLASGVQNATITGGGATLANSSGANASIATNALVLSTSTGSDLKISGNNTLLSAFGLNSGATGVGSFSADRTASTTAGATVSRSGMVQAGSTLSVNGKTITFADAKLPAAADYGSGKVTGKNVITDGSGNSTVYLQGGTMDDVLTAIDIASGAQVAPVSNGAATLAVASGSEASKVLSGGQLQISSGMAGDLKISGTGNALSALGLAGAQGTGTSFNVARTATAGGISGKTLTFDSFNGGTAVNITIGDGTNGTVKSLSDLNTALKANNLQASIDTTGKLTISAANDYASSTLGSTLSGGKIGGTAASFFSAPTDPVADPVAQSTRANLVKQYNDVMDQIKTTAQDASFNGVNLLNGDQLKLVFNETGKSTLNIEGVTFDPNGLGLSKLTAGTDFIDNAATNKTLATLTTASTTLRSQASALGSNLSVVQARQSFSKDLINVLQTGSSNLTLADTNEEAANSQALSTRQSIAVSALSLANTSQQSVLQLLR
- a CDS encoding flagellar biosynthesis repressor FlbT, which encodes MALKVKMMPYERIFIGTTVVTNAWSEPAKFSIEGAAPVLRQAHAMLEERADTPLKRVYLCVQNLYLGCDGASVARYFELVAELLAQMPQAAATVAAANSEIAKGSFYGAIREYRKLLYSEYPQRDWAAELTGLFQPKAASAPVVIRAPRRGRPERKPQEAEPDAVLVDA
- a CDS encoding ABC-F family ATP-binding cassette domain-containing protein, with product MIRLDNISKQNGHQLVFIEASAALLKGEKVGLVGPNGAGKTTLFRMITGQEAPDEGQVSVDRGVTIGYFSQDVGEMAGRSCVAEVMDGAGPVAEVAAELAELEHALADPERADEMEQILERYGEVQHRFEELDGYALEGRAREVLAGLSFTQEMMDGDVGNLSGGWKMRVALARILLMRPAAMLLDEPSNHLDLESLIWLEQFLKGYDGALLMTSHDREFMNRIVNKIIEIDGGALTSYSGNYEFYEQQRALAEKQQQAQFERQQAMLAKEINFIERFKARASHAAQVQSRVKKLEKIEKVEPPKRRQTVAFDFLPAPRSGEDVVTLKNVQKGYGSRRIYDGLDFQVRRRERWAVMGINGAGKSTLLKLVAGTTEPDTGTVALGGSVKMGYFAQHAMDLIDGELTVFESLEQWFPQAGQGSLRALAGCFGFSGDDVEKRCRVLSGGEKARLVMAKMLFDPPNLLVLDEPTNHLDIATKEMLIKALSEYEGTMLFVSHDRHFLAALSNRVLELTPDGIHQYGGGYTEYVARTGQEAPGLHA